A stretch of the Salarias fasciatus chromosome 3, fSalaFa1.1, whole genome shotgun sequence genome encodes the following:
- the khnyn gene encoding protein KHNYN isoform X2 has protein sequence MDGEHSGGGGGAGGGPADPEVEDEFACAEILQGSLISLHRTVERIFRVSFGIEADDLSSSDNGQMWLKLRGPSSNVKAAKLFVKGVVNQEEQKELSYPEVLHCVFCGARGLFMDSLIKNTSAHIMVGSLGFLLISGLAEPVVRAYSLIAELLDRYEGSQSRRAESGDRGSGESLDSRRAFKTLVEKWDDRHTLDLLVLPWPVKEILLDLVQESGLGSSPVPTAAGSHEDAGGEANAVRQTVSDPYWTLDEWTAESRKNSAAKDSFQAYLAGVGVRGNAEGAEERLVLPPQEVGEEGQMDQGVTLGATATEGLPMDEQVDMQLPMGNKEFWLLLKFFTAMGYTEDVVKRVLARTGPKEASQILDLVQQEQDRSEQEQNIPNVPEPNSEPAVPLYQREINRPCETEHREEYGEGEIHMNTNGKRAEEDGTTGQRESEGSTDGNRTGPEEDFVLGVLKKAAASCGYTEQNVIKFYNMLPDQSTHQLLLELQREETREGEAFDKGPKEMDDVVLEKEATAAGPAELEVNEDDEDLVQVESKEEGQVKIPDFTAPIAEPDLFTWKDENQPPQLKAPHQTVPPEVRGPPLTMYTSSLDLDKQQAQNLYWLTPHSAKQGHQNHNVVPKPRSSHSSKQAFPAPQPHGFTAKDSSPTRTRGRKGFLPASSVVVTGEQRFLEGLRAPFQLKLTDDPGDPTLRTIIIDGSNVAMSHGLGQFFSCRGIALAVQHFWDRGHRHISALLPQWRQKSDPKIKEQHYLTELQKLGLLSYTPSREVQGKRITSYDDRFMLQHAERTKGVIVTNDNLRDLLDESRVWENIIKKSLLQYTFVGDHFMVPDDPLGRGGPHLDDFLRSGHSTPRSMTEVLNFRDRTLGGGAAGWGKGRGPRGEARILATADRSAEDTAALRERLCQVFPGQDNMVTLVLQCHPAETDLNVLSDLVLEQQKD, from the exons ATGGACGGTGAGcacagcggcggcggaggaggagcaggaggtggtCCTGCAGATCCAGAGGTGGAGGATGAGTTTGCCTGCGCGGAGATTCTGCAGGGATCTCTGATCTCCCTGCACAGGACCGTGGAGCGGATATTCCGGGTGTCGTTTGGCATCGAGGCCGACGATCTCTCTAGCAGCGACAACGGGCAGATGTGGCTGAAGCTTCGAGGGCCGAGCAGCAATGTGAAAGCAGCCAAG TTGTTTGTGAAAGGAGTCGTGaaccaggaggagcagaaggagctTTCTTACCCCGAGGTCCTTCACTGTGTCTTCTGTGGAGCTCGAGGGCTGTTCATGGACAGCCTGATCAAAAACACCTCAGCACACATAATG GTGGGCTCTCTGGGATTCCTGCTCATATCGGGTTTGGCCGAGCCGGTGGTCCGAGCGTACTCCCTCATCGCAGAGCTGCTGGACCGATATGAGGGCTCTCAGTCCAGACGTGCGGAGAGTGGAGACAGGGGCTCGGGTGAATCTCTGGACTCACGGAGAGCCTTCAAAACCCTGGTGGAAAAATGGGACGACAGGCACACTCTTGATCTTCTGGTGCTCCCTTGGCCGGTGAAGGAAATCCTCCTGGATTTGGTGCAGGAATCAGGGCTTGGATCGAGCCCAGTGCCAACAGCAGCTGGATCACACGAGGATGCAGGGGGCGAAGCCAACGCTGTCAGACAAACAGTCTCAGATCCATATTGGACTCTGGATGAGTGGACTGCAGAATCGAGGAAGAACTCTGCAGCTAAGGATTCCTTTCAGGCTTATTTGGCAGGTGTAGGCGTCAGAGGGAATGCAGAGGGGGCTGAGGAAAGACTCGTACTTCCTCCACAGGAAGTCGGAGAGGAAGGACAAATGGACCAAGGGGTAACCTTAGGCGCAACGGCAACAGAGGGACTTCCTATGGATGAACAAGTAGATATGCAGTTGCCAATGGGAAACAAAGAGTTTTGGCTTCTTCTGAAGTTCTTCACAGCCATGGGCTACACAGAAGATGTTGTGAAGCGAGTACTTGCCCGAACAGGACCTAAAGAGGCGTCTCAGATCCTCGACCTGGTTCAGCAGGAGCAGGATCGTAGCGAGCAAGAGCAGAACATTCCAAATGTCCCTGAACCAAATAGTGAGCCTGCTGTCCCCCTGTATCAGAGGGAGATCAACCGACCCTGTGAGACGGAGCACAGAGAGGAATATGGCGAAGGAGAGATTCACATGAATACGAATGgaaagagagcagaggaggatggGACCACGGGACAGCGTGAAAGTGAGGGCAGCACTGATGGAAACAGGACGGGTCCAGAGGAGGACTTCGTCCTGGGGGTGCTGAAGAAAGCAGCAGCCAGCTGTGGCTACACCGAGCAGAACGTCATCAAATTCTACAACATGCTGCCCGATCAGTCCactcaccagctgctgctggagctgcagagggaggagaccAGGGAGGGGGAAGCCTTCGACAAGGGGCCCAAGGAGATGGACGACGTGGTGCTGGAGAAGGAAGCAACAGCAGCCGGACCAGCAGAGCTAGAAGTGAACGAAGACGATGAGGATTTAGTCCAGGTAGAATCGAAGGAGGAAGGACAAGTGAAGATACCGGACTTTACTGCTCCCATTGCAGAACCGGATTTGTTTACTTGGAAAGATGAAAACCAGCCGCCACAGCTAAAAGCCCCTCACCAAACCGTCCCGCCTGAGGTCAGAGGTCCGCCTCTGACCATGTATACCTCATCATTAGATCTGGACAAGCAGCAAGCTCAAAACCTGTATTGGCTCACCCCACATTCTGCAAAACAAGGCCATCAAAACCACAACGTCGTCCCAAAGCCTCGCTCTTCACACTCCTCAAAACAAGCTTTTCCAGCCCCTCAGCCCCACGGCTTCACCGCCAAAGACTCTTCTCCCACTAGAACGAGGGGGAGAAAGGGCTTCCTGCCCGCTTCTTCGGTGGTGGTCACGGGGGAGCAGCGTTTCCTGGAGGGGCTGCGAGCCCCCTTCCAGCTGAAGCTGACAGACGATCCCGGAGATCCCACTCTGAGGACGATCATCATCGACGGGAGCAACGTGGCTATGAG TCACGGGTTGGGTCAGTTCTTCTCGTGCCGAGGGATCGCCCTGGCAGTCCAGCACTTCTGGGACCGAGGACATCGTCACATCAGCGCTCTCCTGCCACAGTGGAGGCAGAAGAGCGACCCCAAGATCAAAG AGCAGCACTATCTGACGGAGCTGCAGAAGCTGGGCCTGCTCTCCTACACGCCCTCCAGAGAGGTGCAAGGCAAGAGGATCACCTCCTACGACGACAG ATTCATGCTGCAGCACGCAGAGAGGACCAAAGGAGTGATTGTAACTAACGACAACCTGAGAGACCTTCTGGATGAGTCCAGAGTGTGGGAGAACATTATCAAGAAGAG TCTCCTTCAGTACACCTTTGTCGGGGATCACTTCATGGTCCCTGATGACCCTCTGGGCAGAGGAGGGCCCCACCTGGACGACTTCCTGCGTTCAGGCCACAG CACGCCGCGCTCGATGACGGAGGTGCTGAACTTCCGGGACCGGACCCTCGGGGGAGGCGCAGCAGGGTGGGGTAAAGGCAGAGGGCCCAGAGGGGAGGCTCGGATCCTCGCCACGGCGGACAGGAGCGCGGAGGACACCGCCGCCCTCCGGGAGCGGCTGTGTCAGGTGTTCCCCGGCCAGGACAACATGGTGACTCTGGTGCTGCAGTGCCACCCCGCCGAGACGGACCTCAACGTGCTGTCAGATCTCgtcctggagcagcagaaggactaa
- the khnyn gene encoding protein KHNYN isoform X1, whose translation MDGEHSGGGGGAGGGPADPEVEDEFACAEILQGSLISLHRTVERIFRVSFGIEADDLSSSDNGQMWLKLRGPSSNVKAAKLFVKGVVNQEEQKELSYPEVLHCVFCGARGLFMDSLIKNTSAHIMVGSLGFLLISGLAEPVVRAYSLIAELLDRYEGSQSRRAESGDRGSGESLDSRRAFKTLVEKWDDRHTLDLLVLPWPVKEILLDLVQESGLGSSPVPTAAGSHEDAGGEANAVRQTVSDPYWTLDEWTAESRKNSAAKDSFQAYLAGVGVRGNAEGAEERLVLPPQEVGEEGQMDQGVTLGATATEGLPMDEQVDMQLPMGNKEFWLLLKFFTAMGYTEDVVKRVLARTGPKEASQILDLVQQEQDRSEQEQNIPNVPEPNSEPAVPLYQREINRPCETEHREEYGEGEIHMNTNGKRAEEDGTTGQRESEGSTDGNRTGPEEDFVLGVLKKAAASCGYTEQNVIKFYNMLPDQSTHQLLLELQREETREGEAFDKGPKEMDDVVLEKEATAAGPAELEVNEDDEDLVQVESKEEGQVKIPDFTAPIAEPDLFTWKDENQPPQLKAPHQTVPPEVRGPPLTMYTSSLDLDKQQAQNLYWLTPHSAKQGHQNHNVVPKPRSSHSSKQAFPAPQPHGFTAKDSSPTRTRGRKGFLPASSVVVTGEQRFLEGLRAPFQLKLTDDPGDPTLRTIIIDGSNVAMSHGLGQFFSCRGIALAVQHFWDRGHRHISALLPQWRQKSDPKIKEQHYLTELQKLGLLSYTPSREVQGKRITSYDDRFMLQHAERTKGVIVTNDNLRDLLDESRVWENIIKKSLLQYTFVGDHFMVPDDPLGRGGPHLDDFLRSGHRLLNPGNHTFSNSATTFFPPSTPRSMTEVLNFRDRTLGGGAAGWGKGRGPRGEARILATADRSAEDTAALRERLCQVFPGQDNMVTLVLQCHPAETDLNVLSDLVLEQQKD comes from the exons ATGGACGGTGAGcacagcggcggcggaggaggagcaggaggtggtCCTGCAGATCCAGAGGTGGAGGATGAGTTTGCCTGCGCGGAGATTCTGCAGGGATCTCTGATCTCCCTGCACAGGACCGTGGAGCGGATATTCCGGGTGTCGTTTGGCATCGAGGCCGACGATCTCTCTAGCAGCGACAACGGGCAGATGTGGCTGAAGCTTCGAGGGCCGAGCAGCAATGTGAAAGCAGCCAAG TTGTTTGTGAAAGGAGTCGTGaaccaggaggagcagaaggagctTTCTTACCCCGAGGTCCTTCACTGTGTCTTCTGTGGAGCTCGAGGGCTGTTCATGGACAGCCTGATCAAAAACACCTCAGCACACATAATG GTGGGCTCTCTGGGATTCCTGCTCATATCGGGTTTGGCCGAGCCGGTGGTCCGAGCGTACTCCCTCATCGCAGAGCTGCTGGACCGATATGAGGGCTCTCAGTCCAGACGTGCGGAGAGTGGAGACAGGGGCTCGGGTGAATCTCTGGACTCACGGAGAGCCTTCAAAACCCTGGTGGAAAAATGGGACGACAGGCACACTCTTGATCTTCTGGTGCTCCCTTGGCCGGTGAAGGAAATCCTCCTGGATTTGGTGCAGGAATCAGGGCTTGGATCGAGCCCAGTGCCAACAGCAGCTGGATCACACGAGGATGCAGGGGGCGAAGCCAACGCTGTCAGACAAACAGTCTCAGATCCATATTGGACTCTGGATGAGTGGACTGCAGAATCGAGGAAGAACTCTGCAGCTAAGGATTCCTTTCAGGCTTATTTGGCAGGTGTAGGCGTCAGAGGGAATGCAGAGGGGGCTGAGGAAAGACTCGTACTTCCTCCACAGGAAGTCGGAGAGGAAGGACAAATGGACCAAGGGGTAACCTTAGGCGCAACGGCAACAGAGGGACTTCCTATGGATGAACAAGTAGATATGCAGTTGCCAATGGGAAACAAAGAGTTTTGGCTTCTTCTGAAGTTCTTCACAGCCATGGGCTACACAGAAGATGTTGTGAAGCGAGTACTTGCCCGAACAGGACCTAAAGAGGCGTCTCAGATCCTCGACCTGGTTCAGCAGGAGCAGGATCGTAGCGAGCAAGAGCAGAACATTCCAAATGTCCCTGAACCAAATAGTGAGCCTGCTGTCCCCCTGTATCAGAGGGAGATCAACCGACCCTGTGAGACGGAGCACAGAGAGGAATATGGCGAAGGAGAGATTCACATGAATACGAATGgaaagagagcagaggaggatggGACCACGGGACAGCGTGAAAGTGAGGGCAGCACTGATGGAAACAGGACGGGTCCAGAGGAGGACTTCGTCCTGGGGGTGCTGAAGAAAGCAGCAGCCAGCTGTGGCTACACCGAGCAGAACGTCATCAAATTCTACAACATGCTGCCCGATCAGTCCactcaccagctgctgctggagctgcagagggaggagaccAGGGAGGGGGAAGCCTTCGACAAGGGGCCCAAGGAGATGGACGACGTGGTGCTGGAGAAGGAAGCAACAGCAGCCGGACCAGCAGAGCTAGAAGTGAACGAAGACGATGAGGATTTAGTCCAGGTAGAATCGAAGGAGGAAGGACAAGTGAAGATACCGGACTTTACTGCTCCCATTGCAGAACCGGATTTGTTTACTTGGAAAGATGAAAACCAGCCGCCACAGCTAAAAGCCCCTCACCAAACCGTCCCGCCTGAGGTCAGAGGTCCGCCTCTGACCATGTATACCTCATCATTAGATCTGGACAAGCAGCAAGCTCAAAACCTGTATTGGCTCACCCCACATTCTGCAAAACAAGGCCATCAAAACCACAACGTCGTCCCAAAGCCTCGCTCTTCACACTCCTCAAAACAAGCTTTTCCAGCCCCTCAGCCCCACGGCTTCACCGCCAAAGACTCTTCTCCCACTAGAACGAGGGGGAGAAAGGGCTTCCTGCCCGCTTCTTCGGTGGTGGTCACGGGGGAGCAGCGTTTCCTGGAGGGGCTGCGAGCCCCCTTCCAGCTGAAGCTGACAGACGATCCCGGAGATCCCACTCTGAGGACGATCATCATCGACGGGAGCAACGTGGCTATGAG TCACGGGTTGGGTCAGTTCTTCTCGTGCCGAGGGATCGCCCTGGCAGTCCAGCACTTCTGGGACCGAGGACATCGTCACATCAGCGCTCTCCTGCCACAGTGGAGGCAGAAGAGCGACCCCAAGATCAAAG AGCAGCACTATCTGACGGAGCTGCAGAAGCTGGGCCTGCTCTCCTACACGCCCTCCAGAGAGGTGCAAGGCAAGAGGATCACCTCCTACGACGACAG ATTCATGCTGCAGCACGCAGAGAGGACCAAAGGAGTGATTGTAACTAACGACAACCTGAGAGACCTTCTGGATGAGTCCAGAGTGTGGGAGAACATTATCAAGAAGAG TCTCCTTCAGTACACCTTTGTCGGGGATCACTTCATGGTCCCTGATGACCCTCTGGGCAGAGGAGGGCCCCACCTGGACGACTTCCTGCGTTCAGGCCACAG GCTTCTTAATCCAGGAAACCACACTTTTTCCAATTCAGCGACCACCTTCTTTCCCCCCAGCACGCCGCGCTCGATGACGGAGGTGCTGAACTTCCGGGACCGGACCCTCGGGGGAGGCGCAGCAGGGTGGGGTAAAGGCAGAGGGCCCAGAGGGGAGGCTCGGATCCTCGCCACGGCGGACAGGAGCGCGGAGGACACCGCCGCCCTCCGGGAGCGGCTGTGTCAGGTGTTCCCCGGCCAGGACAACATGGTGACTCTGGTGCTGCAGTGCCACCCCGCCGAGACGGACCTCAACGTGCTGTCAGATCTCgtcctggagcagcagaaggactaa